One stretch of Nicotiana tabacum cultivar K326 chromosome 18, ASM71507v2, whole genome shotgun sequence DNA includes these proteins:
- the LOC107814585 gene encoding uncharacterized protein LOC107814585: protein MTGKSSGDLNHRHTHLVLKYAVVSRLILISLILLWRSLLSPYDTSASINPSCLSGSDSGSASVYFPRLASAIEDSIVWDSVYFVRIAQCGYEYEQTYAFLPLLPICISLLSGTVFAPLIPFIGQRAVLGLSGYVLNNFAFVLAAFYLYRLSVIILKDSEVALRASILFCLNPASIFYSSIYTESMYALCSIGGLYFLMRGSNNFATIWLALSGFARSNGVLNAGYICFQTMHRSYEAAFVRKHACAALLVLISGALRSLFIVFPFIAFQAYGYFNMCVGGTSDEMRPWCKARLPLLYNYIQSHYWGVGFLRYFQVKQIPNFVLASPILSLAFCTIIHYVKLWPEVFVSLGFRASSPNKELAASSIPLERSAGPKSVGFSVENRSDAGQGNSLRRRKPAVGEENYVIQPSEDEATENRGFKPVTIVPFILHLVFMVATAFFVMHVQVSTRFLSASPPLYWFGSYVMASHCLSKRWGYIIWTYCAAYILLGSLLFSNFYPFT, encoded by the exons ATGACCGGAAAATCTTCCGGCGATCTCAACCACCGCCACACTCACCTCGTTCTCAAATACGCCGTCGTTTCGAGACTCATTTTAATCTCCTTAATACTTCTCTGGCGATCACTGCTCAGCCCTTACGACACCTCCGCTTCGATAAATCCTAGCTGCCTCTCCGGTTCGGATTCCGGTTCGGCGTCGGTTTACTTCCCGCGATTAGCATCGGCGATCGAGGATAGCATTGTTTGGGATAGCGTGTACTTCGTTCGAATCGCGCAGTGTGGATATGAATATGAACAGACATATGCTTTTTTGCCTTTGCTTCCGATTTGCATTTCTTTGCTTTCGGGAACAG TATTTGCCCCATTGATACCTTTTATCGGACAAAGAGCTGTTCTCGGGCTGTCTGGCTATGTGCTTAATAACTTCGCTTTTGTTTTGGCTGCTTTTTATCTTTACAG GCTCTCAGTTATCATCTTGAAGGACTCGGAGGTGGCATTGAGAGCTTCTATATTGTTTTGCCTTAATCCCGCTTCCATATTTTACTCATCAAT ATATACTGAGAGTATGTATGCCCTGTGTTCCATTGGAGGATTGTATTTCCTCATGAGGGGTTCAAATAACTTTGCAACCATTTGGCTTGCTCTCTCTGGATTTGCAAGGTCGAATGGAGTGCTTAATGCTGGCTATATTTGTTTCCAGACAATGCATAGGTCCTATGAAGCAGCTTTTGTTAGGAAGCATGCTTGT GCAGCCTTGCTGGTTCTTATTTCTGGGGCTTTGCGTAGCTTGTTTATTGTTTTCCCCTTTATTGCTTTTCAAGCCTATGGGTACTTCAACATGTGTGTGGGAGGGACTTCAGATGAAATGAGGCCTTGGTGCAAGGCAAGACTTCCTTTACTCTACAACTATATTCAAAGTCATTATTG GGGAGTgggtttcttgaggtattttCAAGTAAAACAAATTCCAAACTTTGTTCTTGCGTCCCCAATATTATCTCTTGCATTTTGCACAATCATACATTATGTGAAGTTGTGGCCTGAGGTTTTTGTCTCACTTGGGTTTCGGGCATCCTCTCCAAATAAAGAACTTGCTGCTTCATCCATTCCTCTAGAGAGAAGTGCAGGACCCAAGAGTGTTGGCTTTTCAGTGGAAAACAGATCTGATGCTGGGCAAG GCAACTCTCTTAGAAGGCGGAAACCAGCTGTGGGAGAAGAGAACTATGTGATACAGCCATCAGAAGATGAAGCAACAGAGAATCGAGGATTTAAACCAGTTACTATTGTTCCCTTCATTCTACACCTTGTGTTCATGGTTGCAACAGCTTTTTTTGTCATGCACGTACAG GTTTCAACTCGATTCTTGTCTGCCAGCCCTCCTCTCTACTGGTTTGGCTCATATGTCATGGCATCTCATTGTCTTAGCAAGAGATGGGGATACATTATTTGGACATATTGTGCAGCTTACATATTGCTCGGCAGTTTGCTTTTCTCTAATTTCTATCCGTTCACCTGA